One genomic region from Verrucomicrobiia bacterium encodes:
- a CDS encoding transposase, whose product VTEGLNSKIQSLKSAARGFRNFHNYRIRILFFCGKLNLYPL is encoded by the coding sequence CGTAACCGAGGGGCTGAACTCGAAAATCCAGAGTCTCAAGTCCGCTGCCCGAGGCTTTCGCAACTTTCACAACTACCGGATTCGTATCCTGTTCTTCTGCGGAAAGCTCAATCTCTACCCACTATGA